Proteins from a single region of Belliella baltica DSM 15883:
- a CDS encoding type IX secretion system membrane protein PorP/SprF, with translation MSVFQSGFRHTISPVVSIASHVMYRAQDDLPNHFEANIKGIFMDKIWVGVGHRVDYANNFTFGVVHKQIKLGYTHEIPTNKSYLIPQPTHEFIATFSLWRKYGNGNDGDMVIW, from the coding sequence GTGAGTGTTTTCCAATCAGGTTTTAGACACACCATTTCTCCAGTAGTGAGCATCGCTTCGCACGTCATGTACAGGGCGCAAGATGATCTTCCAAACCATTTTGAAGCTAATATAAAAGGCATTTTCATGGATAAGATTTGGGTTGGAGTGGGTCATAGAGTAGATTACGCTAATAACTTCACATTTGGAGTGGTGCATAAGCAAATCAAACTGGGATATACCCATGAAATCCCAACTAACAAATCCTACCTCATCCCTCAACCAACACATGAATTTATAGCTACTTTCTCACTTTGGAGAAAATATGGTAATGGAAATGATGGTGATATGGTAATTTGGTAA
- a CDS encoding cadherin-like beta sandwich domain-containing protein, protein MSQKIYKRNYLIIVVLFLFFSNTQTGYSVEINNLNDLNQLTNISSNKGTLNPSFDPDIYQYNVQVSFLDSEIILRAETDNASLLIQVNGNNPRASFNETRVPLVFGTTSIPINLIKDGQIVNQYFVDVIRPIPTTEEIDDWRTLIKDLSILAISSLIKSLA, encoded by the coding sequence ATGAGTCAGAAGATTTACAAAAGAAATTATTTAATCATTGTTGTATTATTTTTATTTTTCAGTAATACTCAAACAGGTTATTCGGTTGAAATCAATAATTTGAATGACCTCAATCAGCTAACAAATATTAGCAGCAATAAGGGAACACTGAACCCTTCATTCGATCCAGACATTTATCAATATAATGTCCAAGTATCATTTTTAGATTCAGAGATTATATTAAGAGCAGAAACTGATAATGCTTCATTATTGATTCAAGTCAATGGTAACAATCCTAGAGCAAGTTTTAATGAAACTAGAGTTCCTCTTGTCTTTGGTACAACTTCGATACCCATCAACCTTATAAAAGATGGTCAAATTGTAAATCAATACTTTGTAGATGTTATCCGACCTATTCCAACAACTGAGGAAATAGATGATTGGAGAACATTAATCAAGGATCTATCAATTTTGGCGATATCTTCTTTGATAAAAAGCCTCGCGTGA